From Mytilus edulis chromosome 9, xbMytEdul2.2, whole genome shotgun sequence, the proteins below share one genomic window:
- the LOC139489762 gene encoding serine-rich adhesin for platelets-like isoform X10, which translates to MGDLLEYFEAQSRNLDEMSASWSSPIPTNFTSVIKFNGVPILPPVMTAKRREEMLTYRRQAMRLENRRKSKQREKLVARVQSIVAEVEEKQNSRLSDSVDSSPVSSGTDVSSKWSPESVNSSRSPAGISKTNSLSSNNRSKSMTNINNEKTVKVEKSKPSNTKKIDQSQEEKSVNKSDKFVREQRTKIPAPVHTTKSTPQKAKPKASSKSQAKALSNLKKSSSMSSLPNPAKIPGTPSYPVPKPPSTKMTELQARRSNLLITGRISFSNPDLRDFDDDNSLSCKSESGMSRNTRRLKKSAWQQANQHSASDPDISRNEIGESQGFVLSPEEPILQSPKIHRLKKQHKTAGSNPELSSTQYSPEVDPEKFRQEFLASKKKKQQKSTAANTERKPSPSENKSQTKETSKRRQLPVEPKVEEPQSLNDYPSLDDCNSLPQEFSGLPLTSVKQQQIGQVLAKLSKHLNLQDTGEALNSTSSSSSTENNMKQSVYSKSPSKNKEEEKKQKYFHSPTLSDNSGNSGKDVVEASVSSFNQSGVNSSVMSSVGSVGTNQSRRMSPKGLKNTVHFSSFVTEISTSASQSVEDKISVRKMDITPSNSVDLTGRTGSANSSDLSNQGQNGKPMPKNVNDLGSSSVPQVSTSTTQPYRNNLFPGQPGSMLSKVALSPEESPGGIPKSFFKDQDVPFHVYTAEIEHNTSDKENENVYQKQIPADMDDKLNLLERELNKSCDQTYGNIFMLTGKRSNDSDDRSQGSTLKESQENVISGIQRNYFKNDIYSDANRTDFEKVMKVSSSVTGSSGHVMGDVSQSKHLTHGTSSVNNIIPPTGSQISPNIVPKSLDRHVRHGSYTLEHPSDALLKAKLNQQSPQYSSTNGNITKMNIGPESIEPVSISQNDMSVPTSESSEQNAKAEHIQRYLSQVQPHPVEDVLENNQQPIQSSNTSRRPYDIGEAVQSFTETLQSFETLTEDEMLKIQADHFNKIRQHLIEQQKQQLEELFVSQRREQMNLQEEIEMHHDHLREQQELFTSFSEQNNLSQFSANNLQNTSVNSYNDSAQNFMNPPHSNPSNPNISVNNQFQMIAGNSFASAGSQQPNVKGSNVNKYVPNSYGPTNTTNNYIPQSSANGYVPTTSGNRYLPNESVLSEIPGNVSQPVYSQQMPANYPTQQKPFSYISSPSLYFNPRDRDNESDISTFSRGTPKQSLKFNHSTPSPKAYKPVLHSPVKEVQNAWTSSTMVYPESAFDPRLQHCFDRVSACVKGYLTRRLLVTEKVQEVVKTISDTKCFARSFQAETPIKKGQVNNQDRDLLDRIIAQLQAALLDVHEIFFDIPVWERMQIIDHDRQVRDERRLRESGATTRSSVSSSQPRISSATLKAMERKRKAQEAESAVFGDIRPRSAPHVDERCQRESTDLRALQPSHLSHSHNTSSQSGSTTARTRTRPKTAPSQPVHHPHPVHQTSNPSIQQTTAATAAPKTRKTASTVLARYRKNEQNHQRHQQHQLPQRGKSLGKPGDDEKFVGSRGQAQLHRAVCEKLMGSRARSSRQKTSEV; encoded by the exons ATGGGAGATTTATTAGAATATTTTGAGGCACAGAGTCGGAATCTGGATGAGATGTCAGCATCATGGTCCAGCCCAATACCAACAAATTTTACATCTGTCATCAAATTCAATGGAGTACCCATATTGCCTCCTGTG ATGACTGCCAAAAGGAGAGAAGAAATGCTAACATACAGAAGACAAGCCATGAGACTAGAAAACAGAAGAAAATCAAAGCAACGAGAAAAACTAGTGGCTAGAGTACAGTCTATAGTAGCTGAAGTTGAG GAAAAGCAAAATAGCAGACTTTCTGATTCAGTGGATTCGTCTCCTGTCTCAAGCGGAACTGACGTTTCTTCAAAATGGTCACCTGAAAGTGTAAATTCATCAAGATCCCCAGCTGGGATCTCTAAAACAAATAGTCTTTCTTCAAATAATAGAAGCAAAAGTATGACAAATATTAACAATGAAAAAACAGTGAAGGTTGAAAAATCGAAACCGTCTAATACAAAAAAGATAGATCAAAGCCAAGAAGAAAAATCTGTGAACAAATCTGACAAATTTGTCAGGGAACAACGAACAAAAATTCCGGCTCCTGTTCATACTACTAAGAGCACACCTCAGAAAGCAAAACCAAAAGCCTCGTCTAAGTCTCAGGCAAAAGCTTTATCTAATTTGAAAAAGTCAAGTTCAATGTCGTCACTGCCAAATCCTGCAAAAATCCCAGGCACCCCATCATATCCTGTTCCAAAACCACCTTCTACAAAAATGACAGAATTGCAAGCTAGGCGATCAAATTTGCTAATAACAGGTAGAATTTCATTTTCTAATCCTGATTTACGAGACTTTGACGATGACAAttctttatcatgtaaatctgaAAGTGGAATGTCTCGGAACACTCGCAGACTGAAAAAGTCTGCTTGGCAACAGGCCAATCAACATAGTGCTTCAGACCCAGATATAAGTCGTAATGAAATAGGGGAGAGCCAGGGCTTTGTTTTATCACCGGAAGAACCAATTTTACAATCGCCTAAAATTCATAGACTCAAAAAGCAGCATAAAACAGCCGGAAGTAATCCAGAATTATCGTCAACACAATACTCGCCAGAAGTTGACCCAGAAAAATTTAGGCAGGAATTCCTCGCTTCAAAAAAGAAGAAGCAGCAGAAATCAACAGCTGCAAATACTGAAAGGAAACCTTCACCTTCTGAAAACAAATCTCAGACGAAAGAAACATCAAAAAGGAGGCAGTTGCCAGTGGAACCAAAAGTTGAAGAACCTCAGTCACTAAATGACTATCCATCTTTGGATGATTGTAATTCTTTACCTCAAGAATTTAGTGGTTTGCCTTTGACCTCTGTTAAACAGCAGCAGATAGGTCAAGTTCTTGCCAAACTTTCCAAACATCTCAATTTACAGGACACCGGTGAAGCTCTGAATTCCACATCAAGTAGTTCATCTACAGAAAATAATATGAAACAGTCTGTCTATTCTAAAAGTCCTTCTAAAAATAAAGAGGAGGAAaagaaacaaaagtattttcattcaCCTACATTGTCAGATAATTCAGGGAATTCTGGGAAAGATGTAGTAGAGGCTAGTGTTTCTAGTTTCAACCAGTCTGGTGTGAATTCTTCAGTGATGAGCTCTGTTGGTTCAGTAGGTACAAATCAAAGCAGACGCATGAGTCCAAAAGGACTTAAAAATACTGTTCATTTTTCTTCATTTGTTACAGAAATAAGTACTAGTGCTAGTCAATCTGTAGAGGACAAAATTTCTGTGAGGAAAATGGATATAACTCCGTCAAATAGTGTTGATTTGACAGGACGTACAGGGTCAGCAAATTCATCAGATTTATCAAATCAAGGTCAAAATGGAAAACCGATGCCAAAAAACGTAAACGACCTGGGGTCGTCATCAGTACCTCAGGTCAGTACATCAACAACACAGCCATATAGAAATAATTTATTTCCTGGACAGCCAGGATCAATGTTAAGCAAAGTTGCATTGAGTCCAGAAGAGTCACCAGGTGGCATTCCGAAAAGTTTTTTCAAAGACCAGGACGTGCCATTTCATGTTTATACCGCTGAGATTGAGCATAACACTTCGGACAAGGAAAATGAAAACGTGTATCAAAAACAAATTCCGGCTGACATGGACGATAAACTAAACTTACTAGAAAGAGAACTGAATAAAAGTTGTGATCAGACTTATGGGAATATATTTATGCTAACAGGAAAACGTTCCAATGACTCAGATGATAGATCACAAGGAAGTACTTTGAAAGAAAGTCAGGAAAATGTGATATCAGGAATTCAGAGgaattatttcaaaaatgatatttattctGACGCCAATAGAACggattttgaaaaagttatgaaagtTTCATCATCTGTTACAGGAAGCTCTGGTCATGTGATGGGTGatgttagccaatcaaaacaTTTGACTCATGGAACTTCTTCTGTCAATAATATTATTCCTCCGACAGGAAGTCAAATCTCTCCGAATATTGTTCCAAAAAGTTTAGACCGACACGTAAGACATGGATCATATACTTTAGAGCATCCCTCAGATGCTTTGTTAAAAGCTAAATTAAATCAACAAAGTCCTCAATATTCTAGCACCAATGGAAATATTACTAAAATGAATATTGGGCCAGAAAGTATCGAACCTGTATCAATTTCTCAAAATGATATGAGTGTTCCAACATCAGAATCATCTGAACAAAATGCTAAAGCTGAACATATTCAGAGATATTTGTCTCAGGTGCAGCCGCACCCAGTTGAAGATGTACTAGAAAATAATCAACAACCCATTCAGAGCAGCAATACAAGCAGACGACCTTATGACATTGGGGAAGCTGTACAATCGTTTACAGAAACTCTTCAATCATTTGAAACCTTAACAGAGGATGAAATGTTGAAAATTCAAGCAgatcattttaataaaattcgtCAACATCTTATAgagcaacaaaaacaacaactgGAAGAACTTTTTGTATCTCAAAGACGTGAACAAATGAATCTTCAGGAAGAAATTGAAATGCATCATGATCATTTACGTGAACAACAAGAATTATTCACATCATTTTCTGAACAAAACAACCTCAGTCAATTTTCTGCTAACAATCTTCAAAATACCTCTGTGAATAGCTACAATGATTCTGCTCAAAACTTTATGAACCCTCCACATTCTAATCCTTCGAACCCCAATATTTCAGTGAACAATCAATTTCAAATGATCGCTGGTAACAGCTTCGCGTCTGCTGGCTCACAACAGCCAAATGTTAAAGGAAGCAATGTCAACAAGTATGTTCCTAATAGTTATGGTCCTACAAATACTACAAACAATTACATTCCGCAAAGTTCAGCCAATGGCTATGTTCCTACAACTTCTGGAAACAGATACCTTCCAAATGAGTCTGTGTTGTCAGAAATTCCAGGGAATGTTAGTCAACCTGTTTATTCTCAG CAAATGCCTGCCAACTACCCTACACAACAGAAACCATTCTCTTATATATCTAGTCCAAGTTTGTATTTCAATCCAAGGGATCGAGATAATGAATCAGATATAAGCACCTTCAGCAGAGGGACGCCTAAACAGTCTTTAAAGTTTAACCATTCTACACCATCACCTAAAGCCTATAAACCAGTATTGCACTCTCCTGTGAAGGAGGTTCAGAATGCCTGGACAAGTTCTACAATGGTATACCCAGAGTCT GCATTTGATCCTAGATTACAGCACTGTTTTGACAGAGTGTCAGCTTGTGTCAAAGGATACTTAACACGTCGTCTGCTAGTCACAGAGAAAGTGCAGGAAGTTGTCAAGACCATTAGT GATACCAAATGTTTTGCAAGAAGCTTCCAAGCTGAAACTCCCATTAAGAAAGGTCAAGTCAACAATCAAGATAGAGATCTACTGGACAGAATTATTGCACAG CTGCAGGCAGCTTTGTTAGATGTACATGAGATATTTTTTGACATACCAGTTTGGGAGAGGATGCAGATTATAGATCATGACAGACAAGTGAGAGACGAGAGACGTCTCAGAGAAAGT GGTGCTACTACAAGATCTAGTGTTTCATCATCACAACCAAGGATTAGTTCTGCCACGCTGAAGGCTATGGAAAGGAAAAGAAAAGCACA AGAGGCTGAATCAGCTGTGTTTGGTGACATCAGACCAAGGTCAGCCCCTCATGTTGATGAAAGATGTCAGCGAGAAAGTACAGATTTAAG GGCTCTCCAACCATCTCATCTATCACACAGTCACAACACATCATCACAGAGTGGTAGCACCACAGCAAG aacaaGAACTCGTCCAAAAACAGCACCAAGTCAGCCAGTCCACCATCCTCATCCAGTACACCAAACATCAAATCCTTCCATTCAGCAGACGACAGCAGCTACAGCAGCACCTAAAACAAGGAAAACAGCTAGTACAG TTTTAGCCAGATACAGAAAAAATGAG CAAAATCATCAACGACATCAACAGCATCAGTTGCCCCAAAGAGGAAAAAGTCTGGGAAAGCCTGGAGATGATGAAAAGTTTGTAGGGAGCAGAGGACAAGCCCAATTACATCGTGCAGTATGTGAAAAACTGATGGGGAGCAGAGCAAGGTCAAGCAGGCAGAAAACCAGTGAAGTTTGA
- the LOC139489762 gene encoding serine-rich adhesin for platelets-like isoform X14 produces MGDLLEYFEAQSRNLDEMSASWSSPIPTNFTSVIKFNGVPILPPVMTAKRREEMLTYRRQAMRLENRRKSKQREKLVARVQSIVAEVEEKQNSRLSDSVDSSPVSSGTDVSSKWSPESVNSSRSPAGISKTNSLSSNNRSKSMTNINNEKTVKVEKSKPSNTKKIDQSQEEKSVNKSDKFVREQRTKIPAPVHTTKSTPQKAKPKASSKSQAKALSNLKKSSSMSSLPNPAKIPGTPSYPVPKPPSTKMTELQARRSNLLITGRISFSNPDLRDFDDDNSLSCKSESGMSRNTRRLKKSAWQQANQHSASDPDISRNEIGESQGFVLSPEEPILQSPKIHRLKKQHKTAGSNPELSSTQYSPEVDPEKFRQEFLASKKKKQQKSTAANTERKPSPSENKSQTKETSKRRQLPVEPKVEEPQSLNDYPSLDDCNSLPQEFSGLPLTSVKQQQIGQVLAKLSKHLNLQDTGEALNSTSSSSSTENNMKQSVYSKSPSKNKEEEKKQKYFHSPTLSDNSGNSGKDVVEASVSSFNQSGVNSSVMSSVGSVGTNQSRRMSPKGLKNTVHFSSFVTEISTSASQSVEDKISVRKMDITPSNSVDLTGRTGSANSSDLSNQGQNGKPMPKNVNDLGSSSVPQVSTSTTQPYRNNLFPGQPGSMLSKVALSPEESPGGIPKSFFKDQDVPFHVYTAEIEHNTSDKENENVYQKQIPADMDDKLNLLERELNKSCDQTYGNIFMLTGKRSNDSDDRSQGSTLKESQENVISGIQRNYFKNDIYSDANRTDFEKVMKVSSSVTGSSGHVMGDVSQSKHLTHGTSSVNNIIPPTGSQISPNIVPKSLDRHVRHGSYTLEHPSDALLKAKLNQQSPQYSSTNGNITKMNIGPESIEPVSISQNDMSVPTSESSEQNAKAEHIQRYLSQVQPHPVEDVLENNQQPIQSSNTSRRPYDIGEAVQSFTETLQSFETLTEDEMLKIQADHFNKIRQHLIEQQKQQLEELFVSQRREQMNLQEEIEMHHDHLREQQELFTSFSEQNNLSQFSANNLQNTSVNSYNDSAQNFMNPPHSNPSNPNISVNNQFQMIAGNSFASAGSQQPNVKGSNVNKYVPNSYGPTNTTNNYIPQSSANGYVPTTSGNRYLPNESVLSEIPGNVSQPVYSQQMPANYPTQQKPFSYISSPSLYFNPRDRDNESDISTFSRGTPKQSLKFNHSTPSPKAYKPVLHSPVKEVQNAWTSSTMVYPESAFDPRLQHCFDRVSACVKGYLTRRLLVTEKVQEVVKTISDTKCFARSFQAETPIKKGQVNNQDRDLLDRIIAQLQAALLDVHEIFFDIPVWERMQIIDHDRQVRDERRLRESGATTRSSVSSSQPRISSATLKAMERKRKAQEAESAVFGDIRPRSAPHVDERCQRESTDLSGPLRRHFQFLLSRALQPSHLSHSHNTSSQSGSTTARTRTRPKTAPSQPVHHPHPVHQTSNPSIQQTTAATAAPKTRKTASTAKSSTTSTASVAPKRKKSGKAWR; encoded by the exons ATGGGAGATTTATTAGAATATTTTGAGGCACAGAGTCGGAATCTGGATGAGATGTCAGCATCATGGTCCAGCCCAATACCAACAAATTTTACATCTGTCATCAAATTCAATGGAGTACCCATATTGCCTCCTGTG ATGACTGCCAAAAGGAGAGAAGAAATGCTAACATACAGAAGACAAGCCATGAGACTAGAAAACAGAAGAAAATCAAAGCAACGAGAAAAACTAGTGGCTAGAGTACAGTCTATAGTAGCTGAAGTTGAG GAAAAGCAAAATAGCAGACTTTCTGATTCAGTGGATTCGTCTCCTGTCTCAAGCGGAACTGACGTTTCTTCAAAATGGTCACCTGAAAGTGTAAATTCATCAAGATCCCCAGCTGGGATCTCTAAAACAAATAGTCTTTCTTCAAATAATAGAAGCAAAAGTATGACAAATATTAACAATGAAAAAACAGTGAAGGTTGAAAAATCGAAACCGTCTAATACAAAAAAGATAGATCAAAGCCAAGAAGAAAAATCTGTGAACAAATCTGACAAATTTGTCAGGGAACAACGAACAAAAATTCCGGCTCCTGTTCATACTACTAAGAGCACACCTCAGAAAGCAAAACCAAAAGCCTCGTCTAAGTCTCAGGCAAAAGCTTTATCTAATTTGAAAAAGTCAAGTTCAATGTCGTCACTGCCAAATCCTGCAAAAATCCCAGGCACCCCATCATATCCTGTTCCAAAACCACCTTCTACAAAAATGACAGAATTGCAAGCTAGGCGATCAAATTTGCTAATAACAGGTAGAATTTCATTTTCTAATCCTGATTTACGAGACTTTGACGATGACAAttctttatcatgtaaatctgaAAGTGGAATGTCTCGGAACACTCGCAGACTGAAAAAGTCTGCTTGGCAACAGGCCAATCAACATAGTGCTTCAGACCCAGATATAAGTCGTAATGAAATAGGGGAGAGCCAGGGCTTTGTTTTATCACCGGAAGAACCAATTTTACAATCGCCTAAAATTCATAGACTCAAAAAGCAGCATAAAACAGCCGGAAGTAATCCAGAATTATCGTCAACACAATACTCGCCAGAAGTTGACCCAGAAAAATTTAGGCAGGAATTCCTCGCTTCAAAAAAGAAGAAGCAGCAGAAATCAACAGCTGCAAATACTGAAAGGAAACCTTCACCTTCTGAAAACAAATCTCAGACGAAAGAAACATCAAAAAGGAGGCAGTTGCCAGTGGAACCAAAAGTTGAAGAACCTCAGTCACTAAATGACTATCCATCTTTGGATGATTGTAATTCTTTACCTCAAGAATTTAGTGGTTTGCCTTTGACCTCTGTTAAACAGCAGCAGATAGGTCAAGTTCTTGCCAAACTTTCCAAACATCTCAATTTACAGGACACCGGTGAAGCTCTGAATTCCACATCAAGTAGTTCATCTACAGAAAATAATATGAAACAGTCTGTCTATTCTAAAAGTCCTTCTAAAAATAAAGAGGAGGAAaagaaacaaaagtattttcattcaCCTACATTGTCAGATAATTCAGGGAATTCTGGGAAAGATGTAGTAGAGGCTAGTGTTTCTAGTTTCAACCAGTCTGGTGTGAATTCTTCAGTGATGAGCTCTGTTGGTTCAGTAGGTACAAATCAAAGCAGACGCATGAGTCCAAAAGGACTTAAAAATACTGTTCATTTTTCTTCATTTGTTACAGAAATAAGTACTAGTGCTAGTCAATCTGTAGAGGACAAAATTTCTGTGAGGAAAATGGATATAACTCCGTCAAATAGTGTTGATTTGACAGGACGTACAGGGTCAGCAAATTCATCAGATTTATCAAATCAAGGTCAAAATGGAAAACCGATGCCAAAAAACGTAAACGACCTGGGGTCGTCATCAGTACCTCAGGTCAGTACATCAACAACACAGCCATATAGAAATAATTTATTTCCTGGACAGCCAGGATCAATGTTAAGCAAAGTTGCATTGAGTCCAGAAGAGTCACCAGGTGGCATTCCGAAAAGTTTTTTCAAAGACCAGGACGTGCCATTTCATGTTTATACCGCTGAGATTGAGCATAACACTTCGGACAAGGAAAATGAAAACGTGTATCAAAAACAAATTCCGGCTGACATGGACGATAAACTAAACTTACTAGAAAGAGAACTGAATAAAAGTTGTGATCAGACTTATGGGAATATATTTATGCTAACAGGAAAACGTTCCAATGACTCAGATGATAGATCACAAGGAAGTACTTTGAAAGAAAGTCAGGAAAATGTGATATCAGGAATTCAGAGgaattatttcaaaaatgatatttattctGACGCCAATAGAACggattttgaaaaagttatgaaagtTTCATCATCTGTTACAGGAAGCTCTGGTCATGTGATGGGTGatgttagccaatcaaaacaTTTGACTCATGGAACTTCTTCTGTCAATAATATTATTCCTCCGACAGGAAGTCAAATCTCTCCGAATATTGTTCCAAAAAGTTTAGACCGACACGTAAGACATGGATCATATACTTTAGAGCATCCCTCAGATGCTTTGTTAAAAGCTAAATTAAATCAACAAAGTCCTCAATATTCTAGCACCAATGGAAATATTACTAAAATGAATATTGGGCCAGAAAGTATCGAACCTGTATCAATTTCTCAAAATGATATGAGTGTTCCAACATCAGAATCATCTGAACAAAATGCTAAAGCTGAACATATTCAGAGATATTTGTCTCAGGTGCAGCCGCACCCAGTTGAAGATGTACTAGAAAATAATCAACAACCCATTCAGAGCAGCAATACAAGCAGACGACCTTATGACATTGGGGAAGCTGTACAATCGTTTACAGAAACTCTTCAATCATTTGAAACCTTAACAGAGGATGAAATGTTGAAAATTCAAGCAgatcattttaataaaattcgtCAACATCTTATAgagcaacaaaaacaacaactgGAAGAACTTTTTGTATCTCAAAGACGTGAACAAATGAATCTTCAGGAAGAAATTGAAATGCATCATGATCATTTACGTGAACAACAAGAATTATTCACATCATTTTCTGAACAAAACAACCTCAGTCAATTTTCTGCTAACAATCTTCAAAATACCTCTGTGAATAGCTACAATGATTCTGCTCAAAACTTTATGAACCCTCCACATTCTAATCCTTCGAACCCCAATATTTCAGTGAACAATCAATTTCAAATGATCGCTGGTAACAGCTTCGCGTCTGCTGGCTCACAACAGCCAAATGTTAAAGGAAGCAATGTCAACAAGTATGTTCCTAATAGTTATGGTCCTACAAATACTACAAACAATTACATTCCGCAAAGTTCAGCCAATGGCTATGTTCCTACAACTTCTGGAAACAGATACCTTCCAAATGAGTCTGTGTTGTCAGAAATTCCAGGGAATGTTAGTCAACCTGTTTATTCTCAG CAAATGCCTGCCAACTACCCTACACAACAGAAACCATTCTCTTATATATCTAGTCCAAGTTTGTATTTCAATCCAAGGGATCGAGATAATGAATCAGATATAAGCACCTTCAGCAGAGGGACGCCTAAACAGTCTTTAAAGTTTAACCATTCTACACCATCACCTAAAGCCTATAAACCAGTATTGCACTCTCCTGTGAAGGAGGTTCAGAATGCCTGGACAAGTTCTACAATGGTATACCCAGAGTCT GCATTTGATCCTAGATTACAGCACTGTTTTGACAGAGTGTCAGCTTGTGTCAAAGGATACTTAACACGTCGTCTGCTAGTCACAGAGAAAGTGCAGGAAGTTGTCAAGACCATTAGT GATACCAAATGTTTTGCAAGAAGCTTCCAAGCTGAAACTCCCATTAAGAAAGGTCAAGTCAACAATCAAGATAGAGATCTACTGGACAGAATTATTGCACAG CTGCAGGCAGCTTTGTTAGATGTACATGAGATATTTTTTGACATACCAGTTTGGGAGAGGATGCAGATTATAGATCATGACAGACAAGTGAGAGACGAGAGACGTCTCAGAGAAAGT GGTGCTACTACAAGATCTAGTGTTTCATCATCACAACCAAGGATTAGTTCTGCCACGCTGAAGGCTATGGAAAGGAAAAGAAAAGCACA AGAGGCTGAATCAGCTGTGTTTGGTGACATCAGACCAAGGTCAGCCCCTCATGTTGATGAAAGATGTCAGCGAGAAAGTACAGATTTAAG TGGACCCTTGAGAAGACACTTCCAATTTCTTTTATCCAGGGCTCTCCAACCATCTCATCTATCACACAGTCACAACACATCATCACAGAGTGGTAGCACCACAGCAAG aacaaGAACTCGTCCAAAAACAGCACCAAGTCAGCCAGTCCACCATCCTCATCCAGTACACCAAACATCAAATCCTTCCATTCAGCAGACGACAGCAGCTACAGCAGCACCTAAAACAAGGAAAACAGCTAGTACAG CAAAATCATCAACGACATCAACAGCATCAGTTGCCCCAAAGAGGAAAAAGTCTGGGAAAGCCTGGAGATGA